Proteins from one bacterium genomic window:
- the erpA gene encoding iron-sulfur cluster insertion protein ErpA, with amino-acid sequence MSEAVMSPETTTEVLTITPKAIHQIKKLQESNSSDSLPLRVFVQAGGCKGMSYGLMFDDQPLEEGDVTMEKEGVNIVVDGESIRYLQGAVIDFEENLIGGGFKIQNPNAVKSCGCGSSFKACG; translated from the coding sequence ATGTCAGAAGCAGTAATGTCGCCGGAAACCACTACCGAAGTATTAACGATTACTCCGAAAGCGATTCACCAGATAAAGAAATTGCAGGAATCGAATAGCAGCGACTCCCTTCCGTTGCGGGTTTTTGTTCAAGCCGGCGGCTGCAAGGGAATGAGCTATGGTTTGATGTTTGATGATCAACCGCTGGAAGAAGGCGATGTCACGATGGAGAAAGAAGGCGTGAACATTGTGGTCGACGGCGAAAGTATCCGCTATTTGCAGGGGGCGGTAATCGATTTTGAAGAGAATTTAATCGGCGGCGGTTTCAAAATTCAGAATCCGAATGCGGTGAAATCGTGTGGTTGCGGCTCGAGCTTTAAAGCGTGCGGCTGA